In a genomic window of Sulfurisphaera tokodaii str. 7:
- a CDS encoding urease accessory protein UreE has product MILAKKLGKESEAHELIEKAKALGIFRIVELSRECFERQRCRGKTDKGEEVIINLKGVPISDGDVFQTDNGYIILLKEKEEKVVEFKINDFTSFILGYIIGNYHMRVMVNENKVYISAELGEDYLTQKFKNFNPKVTRIKFNPNVDIPVQPVVVDFVNT; this is encoded by the coding sequence ATGATTTTAGCTAAAAAGTTAGGAAAAGAAAGTGAAGCACATGAATTGATAGAGAAGGCTAAGGCATTAGGGATTTTTAGAATAGTGGAGCTTTCTAGAGAATGCTTTGAGAGGCAAAGATGTAGAGGAAAGACCGATAAAGGAGAGGAAGTCATAATAAACTTAAAGGGCGTGCCAATTTCTGACGGCGATGTTTTTCAAACCGATAATGGCTATATTATCCTACTAAAGGAGAAAGAGGAGAAAGTTGTAGAGTTCAAAATAAATGATTTTACTTCTTTCATTTTGGGTTATATTATAGGAAATTATCACATGAGAGTTATGGTTAATGAAAACAAAGTTTATATATCAGCGGAATTAGGTGAGGATTATTTGACGCAAAAATTTAAGAATTTTAATCCTAAAGTTACTAGGATAAAATTTAATCCAAACGTAGATATCCCAGTACAACCGGTGGTGGTTGATTTTGTTAACACCTAA
- the ureC gene encoding urease subunit alpha, with the protein MRISRERYFELYGPTEGDKIRLGDTNLYITIEKDLIAKGDELVFGAGKTARDGLGLLPNVREEEVMDLIITNVVILDPLLGVIKADIGIKDGLIVGIGHGGNPFTMDGVNFVLGSSTEIISGEGLIATPGFIDTHIHWVAPQQVFDALSAGFTTLIGGGTGPAEGTKATTVTPGSWNIKIIAESLDYFPLNFALTAKGSSSRITMEEVLRNGASGFKIHEDWGAMPRVIDETLTVADEYDVQVTIHTDTSNESGYLEDTLNAINGRTIHAYHVEGAGGGHAPDIIKICAEPNVLPSSTNPTKPYTIHTYEEHLEMLMAVHHLNPKVPEDVAYAESRIREETMMAEDYLHDLGAISMMSSDSQAMGRVGETGIRTFQLAHKMKDLGLIQINDNERVLRYLAKITINPAITHGISDYVGTLAPGHIADIVLWDPRFFPVKPYMVIKGGAITWALMGDTNASIAYAQPVLYKPMFGYYSAKSVSFFFSATDGVENLSKIVRRRVLPVKNTRHLTKKDMKYNDILPKIEVNPDTYEVKINGIVPKVPPSKSLPLTQLYFIY; encoded by the coding sequence TTGAGAATAAGTAGGGAAAGATATTTTGAGTTGTATGGACCAACTGAAGGAGACAAAATTAGGCTAGGAGATACTAATCTTTACATAACAATAGAAAAGGACTTAATTGCAAAAGGAGATGAGCTGGTTTTTGGAGCTGGCAAAACGGCTAGAGATGGTTTGGGATTGTTACCAAACGTTAGGGAGGAAGAGGTGATGGATTTAATAATTACCAATGTAGTAATTCTCGACCCTTTATTAGGAGTTATAAAAGCAGATATTGGGATAAAAGATGGTTTAATTGTTGGGATTGGTCATGGTGGCAATCCTTTTACAATGGATGGTGTAAATTTTGTTTTAGGCTCTTCAACTGAAATCATTTCCGGAGAAGGGTTAATTGCTACACCAGGTTTTATTGATACTCACATACATTGGGTTGCTCCACAGCAAGTTTTTGATGCTTTGTCAGCCGGATTTACAACACTAATTGGTGGTGGTACTGGTCCAGCTGAAGGGACTAAGGCAACTACTGTAACTCCAGGGAGTTGGAATATTAAAATTATTGCTGAATCACTTGATTATTTCCCATTAAACTTTGCATTAACAGCTAAAGGTTCATCTAGTAGGATTACTATGGAAGAAGTATTAAGAAATGGTGCATCTGGTTTTAAGATTCATGAAGATTGGGGGGCTATGCCTAGAGTAATAGATGAAACTTTAACAGTTGCTGATGAATACGATGTTCAAGTAACAATACATACTGATACTTCAAATGAAAGTGGTTACTTAGAAGATACCCTTAATGCTATTAATGGTAGAACAATTCACGCTTACCACGTAGAAGGGGCTGGAGGAGGACATGCCCCAGATATTATTAAAATTTGTGCAGAACCAAATGTCTTACCTTCATCGACAAATCCTACAAAACCTTATACAATACACACTTATGAGGAGCATTTGGAAATGTTAATGGCCGTGCACCATTTAAATCCAAAGGTTCCAGAAGATGTTGCTTATGCAGAATCAAGAATTAGGGAAGAGACAATGATGGCAGAGGATTATTTACATGATTTAGGAGCAATAAGTATGATGTCTTCAGATTCCCAAGCTATGGGAAGAGTTGGAGAAACTGGAATAAGAACTTTCCAACTTGCACACAAAATGAAAGATCTAGGGCTAATCCAAATAAATGATAATGAAAGGGTACTAAGATATTTAGCTAAAATAACAATTAATCCAGCAATAACCCATGGAATTTCTGATTACGTAGGCACTTTAGCACCAGGACATATTGCTGATATTGTTCTGTGGGATCCAAGATTCTTTCCAGTAAAGCCTTACATGGTTATTAAAGGTGGTGCAATAACTTGGGCATTAATGGGAGATACAAACGCTTCAATTGCTTATGCACAGCCAGTACTTTACAAACCAATGTTTGGATATTACTCTGCTAAAAGCGTCTCATTCTTCTTCTCCGCGACTGATGGAGTAGAGAACTTATCGAAGATTGTAAGAAGAAGAGTCTTACCAGTCAAGAATACTAGGCATCTAACCAAAAAGGATATGAAATATAATGATATTTTACCAAAGATTGAGGTTAACCCAGATACTTATGAAGTTAAAATTAATGGTATTGTACCAAAAGTTCCTCCTTCAAAATCATTACCGTTAACTCAATTATATTTCATATATTAG
- a CDS encoding urease subunit gamma: MFLTPREQEKLLISWAAEVARRRRVKGLKLNYAEAMAIIVDYILEKAREGVKMEDIIKGAQELLTENDVMEGVPELLDLVQVEATFPDGTKLVTVRNPIKSSKKTLNTYIIKQGEIEVKGEEIELEITNTGDRPIQVGSHFHFFEVNKALKFDREKAYGMRLSIPAGTAVRFEPGQTKVVRLRKIGGGRRVTGLNGLTEGSLEHNKEESIKRAKERGFA; this comes from the coding sequence ATGTTTCTAACACCTAGAGAGCAAGAAAAACTACTTATTTCATGGGCTGCAGAAGTTGCAAGAAGGAGAAGAGTTAAAGGATTAAAGCTAAACTATGCAGAAGCTATGGCAATTATAGTAGATTATATTTTAGAAAAAGCTAGAGAAGGAGTTAAAATGGAAGATATAATTAAAGGTGCACAAGAATTATTAACTGAAAACGATGTAATGGAAGGTGTACCAGAACTTCTTGACCTAGTTCAAGTAGAAGCAACATTTCCGGATGGTACCAAATTAGTTACAGTTAGAAATCCAATAAAAAGTAGTAAGAAAACATTAAATACTTATATAATTAAACAAGGAGAAATAGAAGTTAAGGGAGAAGAGATAGAATTAGAAATAACTAATACTGGTGATAGACCTATACAAGTGGGTTCACATTTTCACTTTTTTGAAGTGAATAAGGCTCTAAAATTTGATAGGGAAAAAGCTTATGGAATGAGATTATCAATCCCAGCAGGGACAGCTGTAAGATTTGAGCCTGGACAAACTAAAGTTGTTAGGCTAAGAAAGATAGGAGGTGGAAGAAGAGTTACCGGGTTAAACGGTTTAACAGAAGGTTCTCTAGAACATAATAAGGAAGAATCTATTAAAAGAGCAAAGGAGAGGGGGTTTGCTTGA
- a CDS encoding metallophosphoesterase family protein: MGLFKRKQPEGIDKKSQLKILFTSDLHASDVAFRKFLNVGKMLKVDVMIIGGDLAGKALIPIVDLGNGKYEVEGTQVGRDGLENIAKQIKNNGNYYIIVDKKEYEDMLQDKKKVDEAFRTAIIERFKEWIQLAEERYKDVKIPIYFNLGNDDPTYMFDVVNEDSIFKPTEGFIIQFGIFEMISYGYVNPTPWNTYREKSEDEIYKELKSMVNKVRDPSKVILNTHAPPFGTNLDNAPLLDKNLKPVVKGGDIVMTHVGSQSVRKIIEEYKPLLGIHGHIHESRAFDRVAGTLVLNPGSEYSSGIFHGVYIVVEGDKIKAHQFITG, translated from the coding sequence ATGGGGTTATTTAAGAGAAAACAACCAGAAGGTATTGATAAGAAAAGTCAGTTAAAAATTTTATTCACGAGCGATCTTCATGCTTCAGATGTGGCTTTTAGAAAGTTTTTAAATGTTGGTAAAATGTTAAAAGTTGATGTTATGATAATAGGTGGTGATTTGGCTGGAAAGGCATTAATTCCTATCGTTGATTTGGGTAATGGAAAATATGAAGTTGAAGGAACACAAGTGGGTAGAGATGGATTAGAAAATATTGCAAAACAAATTAAGAACAATGGTAACTATTATATTATAGTTGATAAAAAAGAGTATGAGGATATGCTTCAAGATAAGAAGAAAGTTGATGAAGCATTTAGAACTGCGATAATCGAAAGATTTAAGGAATGGATACAGCTGGCTGAAGAACGATATAAAGATGTTAAAATACCAATATACTTTAATCTAGGTAATGATGATCCAACGTATATGTTTGACGTTGTTAATGAGGATTCAATATTTAAACCTACTGAAGGTTTTATAATTCAATTTGGCATTTTTGAAATGATTTCTTATGGTTATGTTAATCCAACACCCTGGAATACTTACAGGGAAAAGAGTGAGGATGAGATATATAAAGAATTAAAGAGTATGGTGAATAAGGTCAGAGATCCATCAAAAGTTATCTTAAATACTCATGCTCCTCCATTTGGTACGAACCTAGATAATGCTCCTTTATTGGATAAGAATCTTAAACCAGTTGTAAAAGGTGGTGACATAGTTATGACCCATGTTGGCTCACAAAGTGTTAGAAAAATTATTGAAGAGTATAAACCACTTCTAGGAATTCATGGACATATCCATGAATCAAGAGCTTTTGATAGAGTAGCGGGAACATTAGTTTTAAACCCTGGTAGTGAATACTCATCTGGAATATTTCACGGTGTATATATAGTTGTAGAAGGAGATAAAATAAAAGCGCATCAATTTATTACTGGATAA
- a CDS encoding arginine deiminase family protein, with translation MLVNVKAEYSPLKKVVVASPGGEKYKLTPKTIYELQYAEIPDPVELKAEHDEFVKKLKDNGVEVVNLREEVKKLSRETLEKLVLQRSECKLNLDSFDKEKLADILISGLSAQEARELGANLLVVESEEFCVKPLVNVMFTRDPGMVIGKTYIIGKMRWESRRDEPLVFKEILKPENVLEVKNGYFEGGDFFPLDGKLLMGFGTRSSGIGVSYVVPKLIELGEIDEAILVKLETPELHPNKGIGHLDTVFGIPSKDVIVYYKSLLDNMKVYIYKGKDIIRDQRPLREVLKDYLSKDLRVINIGNAEYFSEEREHWLLASNIIVIDKSKIIAYEHNRITNKLMEESGIKVITFKGNEIIKEGGERSGPRCMTLPIEKY, from the coding sequence ATGCTAGTTAATGTTAAAGCAGAATACAGCCCCCTTAAAAAGGTCGTTGTAGCATCTCCGGGGGGTGAAAAATACAAATTAACACCAAAAACAATATATGAACTACAATATGCTGAAATTCCAGATCCAGTGGAATTAAAGGCTGAACATGACGAATTTGTAAAAAAACTTAAGGATAATGGTGTAGAAGTAGTGAATTTAAGAGAGGAAGTAAAGAAATTAAGTAGGGAGACTTTAGAAAAATTAGTTTTACAGAGAAGTGAATGCAAATTAAACTTAGATAGTTTTGATAAAGAAAAACTAGCAGATATACTTATCTCTGGTTTATCTGCACAAGAAGCAAGAGAATTAGGTGCAAACTTACTAGTAGTTGAAAGTGAGGAATTCTGTGTCAAACCATTAGTTAACGTAATGTTTACAAGAGATCCAGGGATGGTTATAGGGAAAACTTATATTATAGGGAAAATGAGATGGGAATCAAGAAGAGATGAACCCTTAGTATTTAAAGAAATTCTAAAACCGGAAAACGTATTAGAAGTTAAAAACGGTTATTTTGAAGGTGGGGATTTCTTCCCTCTTGATGGAAAATTGTTAATGGGATTTGGGACAAGAAGCAGTGGAATAGGAGTAAGTTATGTTGTACCTAAATTAATCGAATTGGGAGAAATCGATGAGGCAATACTTGTAAAACTTGAAACACCGGAATTGCATCCAAACAAAGGAATAGGGCATTTAGATACTGTATTTGGAATACCCTCAAAAGATGTCATAGTCTATTATAAGTCATTGCTAGATAATATGAAAGTGTATATTTATAAAGGGAAGGATATAATAAGGGATCAAAGACCTTTAAGGGAAGTACTTAAAGACTATCTATCTAAGGATCTAAGAGTAATTAACATAGGAAACGCTGAATATTTCTCTGAAGAAAGAGAGCATTGGTTGCTGGCGAGCAATATAATAGTTATAGATAAAAGTAAGATAATAGCATATGAGCATAATAGAATTACTAATAAACTTATGGAAGAATCTGGAATAAAAGTAATAACTTTTAAAGGAAATGAAATAATAAAGGAAGGAGGAGAAAGAAGCGGACCTAGATGCATGACTCTACCAATTGAAAAGTACTGA
- a CDS encoding APC family permease: MAVDKKSDKKEVKSLLFARESSGLVREINWLTAMFISMGFIAFYVLPISYLTGLSVSPNGLIVLGALLSWIVLLPHSYLWTKISEKYQRSAADYVFASRVLPPAIGVGVGLVFGISQMIFDAAIVYDDVGQLQTGFSALAVNFGNPYASIASTLSNPYVILLVGALTFSTVIAINIFLPKYTNHIMGGVTIIALITFVLAGALMHFVAPSAINSAGFDYSSIVSSASKAVPLFTNPILATLGLMVFTASFLPFVNGATSVAGEVRGGSRSFKIGVFGALVVSGLLITYFIASSVSSLQPAFFIGAGVLSSTSSSYSALLNPIFDTVVAFKSLPLDLFLVIGSYFWYLAIMFAVALFVSRYFMAIAFDKAMPTIVSYVSERFHSPVVAHLIDEVITIGSLVAITVTPLSAVFFYGMDTADAMALLFGFIIVIIASIVANIRGNGMELGNRGLMLVISVIDLVVMSLYGYIWFGNSTVYLGIVMNPETWTIIASPFIAGIVIYYVMRWYRLRKEGIDIKYTFTEIPPE; this comes from the coding sequence ATGGCCGTAGATAAAAAAAGTGATAAAAAAGAAGTAAAAAGTTTACTTTTTGCAAGAGAATCCTCTGGTTTAGTAAGAGAAATAAATTGGTTAACGGCTATGTTTATCAGTATGGGTTTTATAGCTTTTTATGTCTTACCAATATCTTATTTAACTGGTCTTTCTGTATCTCCTAATGGTTTAATAGTTTTAGGGGCATTATTGAGCTGGATCGTATTACTACCACATTCTTATCTATGGACTAAAATTTCTGAAAAATATCAAAGATCTGCAGCTGACTATGTTTTCGCCAGTAGAGTTTTACCACCAGCCATAGGTGTAGGTGTAGGTTTAGTGTTTGGAATATCTCAAATGATTTTTGATGCCGCTATAGTTTATGATGATGTTGGTCAGTTGCAAACTGGATTTTCTGCACTGGCAGTTAATTTTGGTAATCCTTACGCATCTATTGCTTCTACTTTATCTAATCCTTATGTAATATTACTAGTTGGTGCGTTAACATTTAGCACTGTAATTGCTATAAACATATTCTTACCTAAATATACGAATCATATAATGGGAGGGGTTACTATAATTGCACTGATAACTTTTGTTTTAGCTGGAGCTTTAATGCATTTTGTAGCCCCTTCCGCAATAAATTCCGCTGGTTTTGATTACTCCTCTATAGTATCTTCTGCATCTAAAGCTGTACCGCTATTTACAAACCCAATTCTTGCAACATTAGGTTTAATGGTATTTACGGCGTCTTTCTTGCCATTTGTAAATGGTGCGACTTCTGTAGCAGGTGAGGTAAGGGGAGGTAGTAGATCCTTTAAGATAGGAGTTTTTGGAGCTTTAGTAGTATCCGGTCTGTTAATAACTTACTTTATTGCTTCCTCTGTTAGCTCTTTACAACCAGCGTTCTTTATAGGTGCTGGAGTGTTATCCTCTACATCTTCTTCTTACTCAGCATTATTAAATCCGATATTTGATACGGTTGTAGCATTTAAGAGTTTACCATTAGATCTATTTCTAGTAATAGGTTCTTACTTCTGGTACTTAGCAATAATGTTCGCTGTAGCATTATTTGTTTCAAGGTATTTTATGGCTATAGCGTTTGATAAAGCAATGCCAACTATAGTTTCTTATGTTAGCGAAAGATTTCACTCTCCAGTTGTTGCTCATCTAATTGATGAGGTAATAACTATAGGTAGTTTAGTAGCAATAACTGTAACACCATTAAGTGCGGTATTCTTCTACGGTATGGATACAGCTGATGCTATGGCATTACTTTTCGGATTTATTATAGTGATTATTGCTTCTATAGTAGCTAATATAAGAGGTAATGGGATGGAGTTAGGGAATAGAGGGCTAATGCTAGTAATATCTGTAATAGATCTTGTTGTCATGAGTTTATATGGTTATATTTGGTTCGGAAATTCTACTGTGTATTTAGGAATAGTTATGAATCCAGAAACCTGGACGATAATAGCTTCTCCATTCATTGCTGGTATTGTAATTTATTACGTTATGAGATGGTATAGATTAAGGAAAGAAGGTATTGATATAAAGTACACTTTCACTGAAATACCACCAGAATAA
- a CDS encoding ATP-binding cassette domain-containing protein yields the protein MLGLYDVSSGYGKKLVLQDISFEIKESGVYIVLGRNGAGKTTLLRTIAGILKPVKGKIVKEGSIAYLSHSLALPNEMTVKEALEFFSSILGGDMNNVIEKFDLKGLLDKRIADLSQGQKKRVSIAKIFLKDYDIYLFDEPTENLDPITASRIREEIVSLSKSKIVIYTSHNLYEARDIGKYVLVIDGGRLKFFKPISEIRLKEYKIGIRASQDLSKILNGEYQGEYFVITVDDPSKVNQIIQELLSKNIQIYEIKEMKNPLEDLLK from the coding sequence ATGTTGGGCCTTTATGACGTCAGTTCGGGCTACGGTAAAAAGTTAGTCCTACAAGACATTTCGTTTGAAATTAAGGAAAGTGGAGTTTATATTGTTTTAGGTAGGAACGGTGCGGGTAAGACAACTTTACTAAGGACTATTGCGGGAATTCTTAAGCCCGTAAAAGGAAAAATTGTAAAGGAAGGGTCGATAGCTTACCTCTCTCATTCCTTAGCATTACCTAACGAGATGACGGTAAAGGAGGCGTTAGAATTCTTTTCTAGCATTTTAGGTGGAGATATGAATAACGTGATCGAGAAATTTGACCTAAAGGGCTTACTGGACAAGAGGATTGCTGATTTATCTCAAGGACAGAAGAAGAGAGTTTCAATTGCAAAGATCTTCTTAAAGGATTACGATATTTACCTCTTTGACGAACCTACCGAGAATCTAGACCCTATTACCGCGTCAAGGATAAGGGAGGAGATAGTTTCACTGTCTAAGTCAAAAATCGTAATTTACACTTCTCACAACCTCTACGAAGCTAGGGACATTGGAAAGTACGTCTTAGTGATAGATGGAGGGAGGCTTAAGTTCTTTAAGCCGATAAGCGAGATTAGGCTCAAAGAGTATAAGATAGGGATAAGGGCTTCGCAAGACCTCTCTAAAATACTGAACGGGGAGTACCAAGGCGAGTACTTTGTTATCACAGTTGACGACCCTTCAAAAGTTAACCAAATAATACAAGAGTTGTTAAGTAAGAATATACAAATTTATGAGATTAAAGAAATGAAGAACCCTCTGGAGGATCTGTTAAAATGA
- a CDS encoding DUF4322 domain-containing protein: MRGRKAKEVKRTLVTAALSRESVENKVKEFGISP; encoded by the coding sequence ATGAGGGGGAGAAAGGCTAAAGAAGTCAAGAGAACACTTGTAACAGCAGCACTTAGTAGGGAATCAGTAGAAAATAAGGTAAAGGAGTTTGGAATATCACCATAA
- a CDS encoding DUF973 family protein codes for MNGQTELEGIKSIRSGVLFEIITALLVGIGIIILLTSGVLTAGLSGSAVGAFSSIVGTLIGLIVLIIIGVVIGIVGLLRIRSGFNILKATRRDVGIGGTGVTLLLVGYILMVIGALLAIVFIGIPILFIGVILAVIGQILLGIGFYRIGEIYNVGLVKVGGILVILSILTDLLGFIGYILIYVGLGRVVSNLPMATPAQMQTYYPPLTPMPQPSTQAVQVSQVGQGVLRGDGYAQFTLYTTAQVTIVSASIEGTNLQATYINPIILQPGNNNIMAYFGNISNLTPGTTYIINLTINAQGNMMNIKVSVVYQP; via the coding sequence ATGAATGGACAAACTGAACTAGAAGGAATTAAGTCAATAAGAAGTGGTGTACTATTCGAAATAATAACCGCCTTGCTTGTTGGAATAGGAATCATAATACTTTTAACATCAGGAGTTTTGACTGCTGGCCTCTCTGGTTCTGCTGTAGGAGCTTTCAGTAGTATTGTTGGTACCCTCATTGGGTTAATTGTGCTAATCATTATTGGAGTTGTAATTGGAATTGTAGGACTACTAAGAATTAGAAGCGGTTTTAATATACTAAAGGCTACAAGACGGGATGTGGGCATTGGTGGAACTGGTGTTACATTACTACTTGTTGGATATATATTAATGGTAATTGGTGCTCTACTAGCTATTGTTTTCATTGGTATACCCATTCTTTTTATTGGCGTTATATTAGCAGTAATAGGTCAAATATTGCTTGGTATAGGATTTTATAGAATTGGAGAAATTTACAATGTCGGTTTAGTTAAGGTTGGAGGAATCTTAGTAATTCTATCTATACTCACAGACCTTTTAGGTTTTATTGGATACATACTAATTTATGTTGGACTTGGAAGAGTAGTAAGTAATCTACCTATGGCTACACCAGCGCAAATGCAAACTTATTATCCTCCATTAACCCCTATGCCACAGCCTAGTACACAAGCTGTTCAAGTTTCTCAGGTTGGTCAGGGAGTTTTAAGGGGTGATGGTTATGCACAATTTACATTATATACAACAGCACAAGTAACAATAGTTTCGGCCTCTATTGAAGGAACTAATCTACAGGCAACATACATTAACCCAATCATTTTACAACCAGGGAATAACAACATTATGGCTTACTTCGGAAACATAAGCAATTTAACGCCCGGAACAACATATATAATTAACTTAACTATTAATGCTCAAGGAAATATGATGAATATAAAAGTATCTGTAGTCTACCAACCATAA
- a CDS encoding ATP-binding protein encodes MDEDLLVQELSRKLEEADSFALQNSIDGKILGRVTRFETIRLGEKSYIGIDLAFLDYMNSNVKKGEYLAIRTIISPVVVIGEVVSIERADMLAEFNIRESSFPRDPTTIMTQTFLELKPISEIENNVKRPAVTPIDPQSPVFRPKESLLQDALGIPHEGIKIGKIFSGGKEIDAYVNLDEESLVHHILVIGTTGSGKTTLLKTILSQNVNAVFFDRQGDFVRHLISRGEEFSVIMPSVIMMVNDVPSSRASLELGTQFAERYGCATPVSGDIRDNEILLECEKSIVHLIPYSINFTKVIDYMHKLTPYMSPMARVFWPVIMNNFKKGIDKIAENISHDLSLPKEKVKSEIFKLLTPSSLLNDDVKLQFQKKGKSSTYYSYNDDYITIYTSRLFRHIMGEDKNAITSLRQLDKNLSPLDLAFQTQDAIIRALRSVSEFGIFNVNGTFDLDFQRLKKKAVVDLSWILDYTASVEAIAMVAYSILSDFYSYKDELYKKKERDNSLTILALDEAHEYFPQTKDEESKSIIEGLLNRLMRLGRVRKISVILATHMPDDLNPLVLQLSNTKIVMRNEENVLEKLGFEDYADILLTAPAGLGVVRSIKFSDVVIKTLKEI; translated from the coding sequence ATGGATGAGGATTTATTAGTTCAAGAGTTGTCAAGGAAATTAGAAGAAGCTGATTCTTTTGCTTTACAAAATAGTATTGATGGTAAAATTCTAGGTAGAGTTACTAGATTTGAGACTATAAGATTAGGTGAGAAAAGTTATATAGGAATCGACCTAGCATTTCTAGATTATATGAACAGTAATGTTAAAAAGGGAGAATATTTAGCAATAAGGACTATTATCTCGCCAGTAGTAGTTATTGGAGAGGTTGTATCTATTGAAAGGGCAGATATGCTTGCCGAATTTAACATTAGAGAATCATCATTTCCAAGGGATCCTACAACTATAATGACTCAAACTTTTCTTGAGCTTAAACCAATTTCTGAAATTGAAAACAACGTAAAAAGACCTGCAGTCACACCAATTGATCCGCAATCGCCAGTTTTTAGACCAAAGGAAAGTTTATTACAAGATGCATTGGGGATTCCACATGAAGGTATTAAAATTGGCAAGATCTTCTCGGGTGGTAAAGAAATAGATGCCTATGTGAATCTAGATGAAGAAAGCTTAGTTCATCATATCTTGGTTATAGGTACCACAGGTTCTGGAAAGACTACTCTGTTAAAGACTATATTATCTCAGAATGTGAATGCTGTATTTTTTGATAGACAAGGGGATTTTGTAAGGCATTTAATATCTAGGGGTGAGGAGTTCTCTGTTATTATGCCCAGTGTCATAATGATGGTTAATGATGTTCCTTCAAGTAGGGCTAGTCTAGAGCTAGGAACTCAATTTGCTGAAAGATACGGTTGTGCTACACCAGTTTCTGGAGATATTAGAGATAATGAGATTCTTTTAGAATGTGAGAAGTCAATAGTTCATTTAATACCTTATTCGATTAATTTTACTAAAGTTATTGACTATATGCATAAATTGACGCCTTATATGTCACCAATGGCTAGGGTATTTTGGCCGGTAATTATGAATAATTTTAAGAAAGGAATTGATAAGATTGCAGAAAATATATCTCACGACCTCTCTTTACCGAAGGAGAAAGTTAAATCAGAGATTTTCAAGCTTCTTACTCCATCCTCATTACTTAATGATGATGTGAAACTACAATTCCAAAAGAAGGGGAAAAGTTCAACATACTATAGTTATAATGACGATTATATTACAATTTACACAAGTAGGTTATTTAGACATATTATGGGTGAAGATAAAAATGCAATAACGTCTTTGAGACAATTAGATAAAAACTTATCACCTCTAGATTTAGCTTTTCAAACTCAGGATGCTATAATAAGGGCTTTGAGGAGTGTAAGCGAATTTGGGATCTTTAATGTTAATGGTACTTTCGATTTGGACTTTCAAAGACTGAAAAAGAAAGCTGTTGTTGACTTAAGTTGGATTTTAGATTACACAGCATCAGTGGAAGCAATAGCAATGGTTGCTTATTCTATTCTTTCGGACTTTTACTCATATAAGGATGAATTATACAAAAAGAAGGAGAGAGACAATTCACTAACAATTCTAGCTTTAGATGAAGCTCATGAATACTTCCCACAAACTAAAGATGAAGAGTCAAAATCTATTATAGAGGGACTATTAAATAGGTTAATGAGGTTAGGAAGGGTTAGAAAAATATCTGTTATTTTAGCAACTCATATGCCAGACGATTTAAATCCATTAGTACTCCAATTATCTAATACAAAAATTGTAATGAGAAATGAGGAAAATGTTTTAGAAAAATTAGGCTTTGAAGACTACGCTGATATTCTATTAACTGCACCAGCTGGTTTAGGTGTAGTTAGGTCAATAAAGTTCTCTGATGTTGTAATAAAGACTCTGAAAGAGATCTAA